The Virgibacillus phasianinus genome includes a window with the following:
- the gerQ gene encoding spore coat protein GerQ, with the protein MSEYQGYPYYYYPQASPAFYPAYNYRQEFEDPQQQMQQMQQMSQMPQMQLPYQQPMQQGQEDMLPVEQSYIENILRLNEGKMATVYMTFENNKEWNAKVFKGIIEAAGRDHIVLSDPQTDRRYLLLMIYLDYITFEGEINYNYPYGTADQMSTYPPR; encoded by the coding sequence ATGAGTGAATACCAAGGTTATCCATACTATTACTACCCACAGGCATCCCCAGCATTTTATCCTGCTTATAACTATCGTCAAGAATTTGAAGATCCTCAACAACAAATGCAACAAATGCAGCAGATGTCGCAGATGCCACAAATGCAGCTGCCGTACCAGCAACCAATGCAGCAGGGGCAAGAGGATATGCTTCCAGTGGAACAATCGTACATTGAAAACATTCTACGATTAAATGAAGGGAAAATGGCAACTGTTTATATGACATTTGAAAACAATAAAGAGTGGAATGCAAAGGTTTTTAAGGGAATCATTGAGGCAGCGGGCAGAGATCACATTGTACTAAGCGACCCACAAACAGATAGACGATACTTATTATTAATGATTTACTTAGATTACATTACCTTTGAAGGGGAAATTAACTATAACTACCCATACGGTACCGCCGACCAAATGAGTACCTACCCACCAAGATAA
- a CDS encoding cell wall hydrolase — protein sequence MRAEAEGDGKLGMLMVGNVGVNRVVANCLDFTQLSSIRDMVFQSPGGFEATQKGYFYQRAREMDKKLARKVINGGRYHPASYALWFFAPEGDCPAQWYDQRNVGRFKSHCFFAPESSVCPAVY from the coding sequence ATGCGTGCCGAGGCTGAGGGTGATGGTAAATTAGGGATGCTGATGGTAGGAAATGTTGGGGTTAATCGCGTTGTCGCAAACTGTTTAGACTTCACCCAGCTATCTTCCATTCGTGATATGGTATTCCAGAGTCCTGGTGGTTTTGAGGCAACACAAAAAGGATATTTTTATCAACGTGCACGTGAAATGGATAAGAAACTAGCCAGGAAAGTTATTAATGGCGGACGTTATCATCCTGCTTCATATGCACTTTGGTTTTTTGCACCTGAAGGGGATTGTCCTGCGCAATGGTATGATCAAAGGAATGTTGGAAGGTTTAAATCACATTGCTTTTTTGCACCAGAGTCATCCGTTTGTCCGGCAGTTTACTAA
- the hemQ gene encoding hydrogen peroxide-dependent heme synthase encodes MAAAEAVETMDGWYCLHDLRSIDWTSWKMISSEERQAAIDELHALLDEWDSVEEAKEGSHVVYTVVGQKADIMMMILRPTMDELNQVETAFNKTKFAEFLQPSYSYVSVVELSKYFPQKKDVDPETLPETQARLKPILPKWDYISFYPMDKRRTGEENWYALDFKNRAKLLYEHSKTGRKYAGRIKQIITGSFGFDDWEWGVTLFAHDAIELKRIVYEMRFDEVSAKYGEFGEFFVGNHLPNEKIAAFLQV; translated from the coding sequence ATGGCAGCAGCAGAAGCAGTTGAAACCATGGACGGCTGGTATTGCTTACACGATTTGCGCAGCATTGACTGGACGTCATGGAAAATGATATCAAGTGAGGAAAGACAAGCAGCAATTGATGAACTGCATGCACTTTTAGATGAATGGGACTCCGTCGAAGAAGCTAAAGAAGGAAGTCACGTTGTCTACACCGTAGTTGGTCAAAAGGCAGACATCATGATGATGATCCTGCGTCCAACAATGGATGAATTAAACCAGGTGGAAACAGCATTTAATAAAACAAAATTTGCTGAGTTCCTGCAACCATCCTACTCATACGTTTCGGTTGTAGAACTTTCAAAGTATTTCCCACAAAAAAAAGATGTGGATCCAGAAACATTACCTGAAACACAAGCACGCTTAAAGCCAATCTTACCGAAATGGGACTACATTTCATTTTATCCAATGGATAAACGCCGAACGGGTGAAGAAAACTGGTATGCATTGGATTTTAAAAACCGTGCGAAATTATTGTATGAGCACAGTAAAACAGGCCGGAAATATGCAGGTCGTATCAAGCAAATTATTACGGGCTCATTCGGATTTGATGATTGGGAATGGGGCGTTACATTATTTGCCCATGATGCAATTGAACTTAAACGAATTGTATACGAAATGCGCTTTGACGAAGTAAGTGCGAAATACGGCGAGTTCGGCGAATTTTTCGTCGGAAACCATTTACCAAATGAAAAAATTGCAGCATTCCTGCAAGTATAA
- the pta gene encoding phosphate acetyltransferase has translation MSDFFDELKTKLEGTDRFIVFPEGTDERILTATSQLGAAGILTPILIGGKSEIKQRAEEVGVDVSSCKIMDPLEFEEFDLMVETFVERRKGKVTADEARKILLDENYFGTMLVYMNQADGLVSGAVHSTADTVRPALQIIKTKEGIKKTSGVFIMVRGEEKYVFADCAINIAPDSQDLAEIAVESAVTAKLFDVDPRVAMLSFSTKGSAKSDETERVSEALQIAKEKNPSLLIDGEFQFDAAFVPSVAEKKAPDSPLKGDANVFIFPSLEAGNIGYKIAQRLGEFDAVGPVLQGLNRPVNDLSRGCSSDDVYNLALITAVQAK, from the coding sequence ATGAGTGATTTTTTTGATGAATTGAAAACGAAGCTAGAAGGTACAGATAGATTTATTGTTTTTCCGGAGGGTACCGATGAACGGATTTTAACTGCAACAAGTCAGTTAGGTGCTGCTGGAATTTTAACCCCCATCCTCATTGGCGGAAAAAGTGAAATTAAACAACGTGCTGAAGAAGTAGGCGTGGATGTCTCCTCCTGTAAGATCATGGATCCCTTAGAATTTGAGGAATTTGACCTGATGGTTGAAACATTTGTTGAACGACGAAAGGGAAAAGTAACTGCGGACGAGGCAAGAAAGATTCTGCTTGATGAAAACTATTTCGGAACTATGCTTGTCTATATGAACCAAGCAGATGGACTCGTGAGTGGTGCGGTGCACTCGACTGCAGATACAGTACGGCCAGCGTTGCAAATTATTAAAACAAAAGAAGGTATTAAGAAAACCTCCGGAGTATTCATTATGGTTCGTGGTGAGGAAAAATATGTGTTTGCTGACTGCGCTATCAATATTGCACCAGATAGCCAGGATTTAGCAGAAATTGCGGTGGAAAGCGCCGTTACTGCGAAATTATTTGATGTGGACCCACGTGTTGCCATGCTGAGTTTTTCCACAAAAGGTTCAGCGAAGTCGGACGAGACTGAACGCGTTTCAGAGGCATTACAAATTGCCAAAGAAAAAAATCCATCGCTCTTAATAGACGGGGAATTTCAATTTGATGCTGCCTTCGTACCCAGCGTTGCTGAAAAAAAAGCACCGGATTCGCCGCTGAAAGGGGATGCAAATGTATTTATCTTCCCAAGCCTTGAGGCAGGAAATATCGGTTATAAAATTGCGCAACGCCTTGGCGAATTTGATGCAGTAGGACCAGTTTTACAAGGATTGAATCGTCCAGTGAACGATTTGTCACGCGGATGCTCCTCGGACGATGTATACAACCTGGCATTAATTACGGCAGTTCAGGCAAAATAA